AATGCTGCACATCGACATGAGTTAAAAGAGGCCTCTTCTAGTTCTCTAGAGCACTATTATGAGTTATACGCTGCTAAATTATTTGCAGAAGTTATGCAAAGACTACTTGTCTTTTTACCAGAGGAGTGTGTTACATTATTACTGATTGAAGTTACAGAGCCTTTGTCTTTCTTAGCGCAAAAATTTTCTCTGGAGTGGTTTGAATCATTTGTTTTATTGGATTTAAAGAGAAATCAGCTGCCTTTTTTACATCAGAAAGCACGTTTAGGAATTTGTTTACCTCCTGACTCTCATTGTGATCAAAAAACATTAACTCAGATTAATTCCATTTTAATGCGCTTAAAACAAAAGCAGATAGATTTTAGATGTATTCCCGAATCTAAATTAAACCATTTCTGGAATGGACTAGATAGCATCTTGGTTTTTTCTAGAACATTATCAAATCAAGGAAAAAGGCAATTGCAAGGATTTTGCGCAACAGGTGGTAGAGTGATTATAGAAGGCGAGAGTCTTTGTTTACCTCAAGAAGTAGCTATGCTCGATTTTTTACAAATCTTTTAAAGCTTTTAGTTTTCGAAATAGAGCTTGTTCTGGTTGAATATTTTTTAGAAAATAGCTAAGAAAGCGCTCTTTTAGAGAATGGTAAGTAGGTTCATTTATACACTTTTTTTTTCCTTCTGGTAGGGCTAGTATACTAATTGCTTCTGAAAGGCGGATTGAATGCAATGTATTTAGCTCCTGATTTTCAAAGCAAAGGGTCGTGTTTTCTAAATGGGTTTTTAATTCTACCAAAGATAAATAACGTTCTTCTATTTGAACTTTTTTGGAGATTTGATATAGGTCGTGTAGTCTAGCTACAACATGAATATAATCTTTGTTTATATTTGCGTCTTTTTTACCGCTTATTTCAAAAACATGTTCAGCACACGCCTTAATCTCTTGATGAAGTAAGTTGTAATAAAGAAGAGGGTGATTACCTTTTGATAACGCCATATAAATTCGCCTTTTGAATTCAGTATAGCTATTATAAAATTTAGTAACATAAAATAATCGGAGCAAAGGGATTTGAACCCCTGACCCCCTGCTCCCAAAGCAGGTGCGCTAGCCAAACTGCGCTATGCTCCGATAAAACATAAGGTACCTTAAATCATTTATTTTTTTCTTACAAGCGTTTATCGGAGATCGTGCCAATGGAAAAAATAATTACGCTGAAGGCTATAGAGAATAACTAGAGTTTTTAGGAAAAAAATGTTGCAACGATATTCTAAGAAAGGGATAAGAAGTGAAAATCGCCTCTAAAAAAGAACTTTTTAAACACGTTAAATAATTAATAGATTAGAATTAAGGAAAAAACATGACATTTCGCAGCTTAAAAATTCTATCTTGTGAGTATGCACTCCCTTTTTTTAAACAAATGTATAAAAAAAAATCGGTTTCTGAAAAAAACCACTTTTCATTTAAAAAAATAGACAAAAGACTTTACTATATTGTTATTTCTACAAAGACGAAAAGTACATTTTACTAGATACTAGCGATTGTATATATTGATTCCGATTCAATCGTATAGAAAAATATAGGATTAACGACAAGTTTCAAGTCGTTGACTTGAACTCCATTAAGCTAGCCGTTTGAATTGGCACTACTATATACTGAAATGCATTAGAAAAAAGACTTTTCAAACACTAAATTCATTAAATTTTTCTCATTGATGGAGTTATAAATCTAACCTCTATGCAACCTGAAGCGAACTTTTTAACAAGAAACCAAAAAGACATCCTCAAGGCTCGTCATCGTCATGAACGAAACAAGAGATTGTGTGATAGAATTAAAACTATCCTGCTCTTAGATAAAGGGTGGACATATGAGGCAATAGCTGATGCCTTAATCCTAGATGAGGATACGATAAGGCGTTATTATAAAACCTATTTAGAAGGTGGCAAAGAAGCATTGCTGAATTTGAACTATACAGGAAAGGCATGCTGGCTCAATCAAGGCCAGCTTGAACAACTAAAAATCTATGTAAAAGAAGAAGTTCCTAGTTCGGCTAAACAAGTTGTCAATATTATGAAAAATTCTTAGATTTCAAGACGGCAATTTATGCCTTTTTTGAAAAAAATTCTAAATATCGATAAGAACTACAGCCTCTTTTGTCTAGGACAATTTTGCAACGATTATAGTAGCTGATTTAATAAATATCATTTAAGAGAGTAGAATATGACTTTTTTTCATCATTTACCATCAGTTGCTCAATTACATGATCTTGCTAAAGATTCGATTGACTTAACAAAAGAAGGAGTCTTAACCGCTAAACGCATCGATAATATGATGTTAGAGGCATTAGGGCTTAAATTGTTTTACGCAACAGAAAAAGTTAGTGAAAAGAATATTTCTGTTTTATGTCAATTAGCCGAAGAAACACAAGCTGTTAAAAAAATGACAGATATGCAAAATGGGCAGATTGTTAATTTTATCGAAGGGTTTTCTATTGAAAATAGGCCTGCAATGCACACTGCAGTGCGAGATTTTTTTGAGCAATGTAATACTTCTTTAGAAGCAAAGCAGGCAACAGGTTTAGGGTATAAGGAATTAGAAAAACTCCGTTCCTTTTTAGATGAGATGGAAAAAAAATCTCAAATAACAACAGTTATTCAAATCGGCATCGGTGGTTCACATCTAGGACCTGAAGCGATTTATTTAGCTTTAGAAGCTTTTCATAAGCTAGATCGCAAAGTATACTTCTTATCTAATATTGACCCAGATGAAGGCGCTCGTATTTTTCAACAAGTTGATCTAGAAAAAACTCTTGTTGTCGTAGTTTCCAAATCAGGAACTACTTTAGAAACTATGACAAATGAGCGATTTGCAAGAGAGAAGTTTAAGCAAGCAGGTCTTACTACAAAGAACCACTTTATAGCTGTAACGGGTAAGGGGAGCCCAATGGATAACAAAGAGCGGTATATGGACTGTTTTTATATCTGGAATTATATTGGTGGCCGCTATTCTGTTACTTCTATGGTAGGTGCTTTTATTTTAGCATTTGCTCTAGGAATGGATCGTTTTTTAGACTTCTTAAAAGGAGCAAATGCTATGGATAAAATAGCTCTTCGCTCTGATCCTTATGCAAACTTGCCTTTAATGTCCGCCTTATTAGGAATATGGAACCGCAACTTTTTAGGATTTCCTACTGTTGCAATCGTTCCCTATTCACAAGCCTTATCTCGTTTTCCAGCTCATTTGCAACAACTAGATATGGAATCCAATGGAAAGAGCATTGATAAAGCAGGACATTTTGTTGAATATGACACAGGTCCTATTATTTGGGGAGAACCTGGTACAAATAGCCAGCATTCTTTTTTTCAATCTGTTCATCAAGGCACAACGGTTGTTCCTATTGAATTTATTGGGTTTAAAGAGAGCCAATATAAAGAAGATGTTTTCTATCAACAAACCACTTCCCAAGAAAAGCTATTAGCCAATTTATTTGCTCAATCCATAGCACTTGCAGTGGGACAAAAAAGCGATAATCCCAATACTTTTTTCCCTGGTAATCGCCCTAATCGCATTTTATTAGCTGACAAATTAGATCCTTTTACCATAGGAGCTATTTTAGCTTTTTATGAACATAAGGTTGTTTTTCAGGGTTTCATTTGGAACATTAACTCTTTTGACCAAGAAGGTGTGCAGCTTGGTAAGAATTTAGCCTCAAAAATCCTTGAACAATTTTCCCTCCAAAGGCAGGGTAGATCTATGGATACAAAAGGATTTCCTTTAGGAGTTGCTTATCTAGAGCATTTGTCCTTTGGATCTTAACACCCCATTACCAAGAAGCTTTAAAAGTATACTTTCATAGAATCATTAAAATTTAATGAATTGGTTATCTATAATATACTTCTCGTAGTTGTAGTCTGTAAAAATTACAATTTTCCTATAAAATAGTTCAGAAGCAATGGATAAAGCTTTTATGCAAAAGTTATCTAAAGAGCAGAGAAAATATTTGGAAATGCTTGTCAGAAAAACAAGATGTTAATAGATCTCTTGCATAACCCCTATTTTAAAGCTTTCATTTATAGATTCTTATCTTAACAAAAGCATTTTTAGCTATATCGCTCAAACAATCATATCTCATGGACAGGGCCAACGCATGAAGATTTTTCTTGATAATTGAGAGATAAAAAATGATTCTGGCTCCTTTTTCATAAGGAGTATAAAATGGAAGGATTCATTCATTCTTCATCTATTATGATGCATTATATTATCAGCACATCTATGCATCATGTCGTAAAGATTATTTATTAGATCTGGTAGGTGCAAAGGAAATTCTTCATGCGTAAGCCCTGATCTCATGGACTAAAATCCTTTAGAATTTTAGATTGTTTATTGGTTATGCAAAAGATCTAATGACTTTCTTCTGCAATATTATCGAGAGCACAGCCTAGCGCATGATCGGTAATATCTTTGGCCTTAAGACCAACTCCTAGGAGCCTTTCTATTGGCTTGGATGCAAAGTTCAAAAAAGACATAATAGCAAATAAAATATACAGAGTCTGACATGACAGATTGGTTGAAAAGGAAAGGGTTTGTGTATAAGAATCCGATCAAAGTACCAGGCAAACTTGAGTTGATAATGCGTTAGGAAAAAGGCAATTTTTTTATAGAATCGCCCCTCGTTCCATCCAAAAAGAGCGGGTGGTATCTGGAAGTTTGCTTTTAAGCACATTTGCAGAGCAAATAAATACCTGTTTAAATCGAGTAAAACAGAAGATGAGATTTTCTTGTCTTTTAGGGTCTAGTTGCATTCCAAAGTCATCGATACATAAGAGGGGAGAGTAGCCTATTTTTTTTTGCATCCAATTCCATTGGGCGAGCTTCAAAGCGTAGATTAAAGAGCGTTTCTGTCCTTCGCTAGAGAAATTTTTGGCTTGTTTACCAGATAGTAAAAAAAGAAGATCGTCTCGGTGAGGTCCTAGAGTAGTTGCTTTTAAAAGCATGTCTTTGTGTCGATTTTTTTCCCATTTAAGTAAAAGAGAGGAATCTTTTTTTGTAAGAGAGGATTGGTAATGAATATCTAAAAGATCTTTTTTGTTAGAGAGTAAAGACAGCCATTCAGCAGCCGGGTCTAATAAGTAAGAACTCAGTTCTGCTCTTTTATCTATAAGATACAGGGCTGAGGGGAGCATAATGTGTTCCCATGCAGACAGGGTTTGTATTTCTTGGCTGCGCAAGGCGTAGTTACGTTGTTTCATGGCTTTGTAATACCTACTCAAGTGGTGTAGGTATAAAGGATCTGCTTGCGAGAGATAAATATCTAAAAAACGTCTTCTTTCATTAGGCATTCCAATGATTAAAGCAAGGTCATTGGGGTGTGATAAAATAGAAGGCAGGATTCCAATGATATTTGCTAGTTTTGGGTAGTTTGTGTGATTGTACTGGATGCGTTTGGTAGTTTCATCATAGTAGATTTGTAATTTTTGCGGAAGTTCATCCTTAATAAAATGAGCCTCGAGATAAAAGTACTGCTGACCTTCTCTGATAAGATCGCTTAAGTTATGAGTTCTAAAAGAACGGCCAGTGCTTAAAAAGTAAATGGCTTCTAAAACACTTGTTTTTCCCTGGCCGTTATTTCCATAAATCAGATTAACCAAAGCAGAAAAATGAAAATCTGTTTCCTTATGATTGCGAAAATTACGTAGAATAAGGTGTTTAAGATACATTCACTTCTAAGCGCATAGGCATAATAACAAACTGGGCAGAAGTGGAGTCAGTAATCAGTCCTGGGTTATAGGGATCACTAATGCTAAAATGTACAGATTCATCTTTGCTATGCCGCAGCATATCTAGAAAATAGTTAGGGTTAAAAGCTACCTCCAGTTTCTCTCCTCCATAATTGACAGGCATATGCACTTTGCCTTCACCAATAGATCCACTCATAGCAGATAAGTGTAATTCCCCCGTTGTAAAAGTAAAACGCACAGAATTGCTATTTTCTGAGGTAAATAAAGAAACCTGTCTTAGTAAAGACATTAACTCATCGCGATTTAAAGCAATGGGATTGGCGATTTGTTCAGGAATAACACGACTCACATCTGGATATTGACCTGAGAGAAGTTTGGTAATCAAGGTAACTGATTTAAACTCAACAGCAATTTTATCTGGCATAAGAGTTAAGGTAACAGGATCGTCCTCTTTGCTATCAAGCAGGCGAATCATTTCTTCAACAGCTTTTAAAGGAATAATATAAGAACTTGAGTCAGTAGGGATATTATCTATTTCTATATTATTTTTTGCTAGGCGTTTTCCGTCCGTTCCAATAAATACAATGGTATTCTCTAAGCTTTGCAATAAGATTCCATTAAGGGCGTGTTTGCTGTCATCACGAGCTGCTGCAAAAGAGGTGCGTGACAATAGGTAACTTAGTTGAGAGGAGGATAGGTTCAGCTGTATTCCTTCTGATAGATTGGGAAATTTAGGAAATTCATCTTTATGCATTCCTTGGATTTTAAAACGAGAGGTGCCAGCATTTACTAGAGCTATTTCTGAGGAAGGAGCGTGAATTTCTACTTGTATAGCGGTTAACTCACGAATTAATTGAAAAAACCTCTTAGCAGGAAGTGTAATAGCTCCTTCTTCTAAAACTTTGGCTTCTACATAGATTCGTACACTTACAGTAAGATCTGTTACACTTAAGATGAGCTGGTCATCGATAGCCTCTATCAAAATATTAGATAAAATAGGAATGGTTGGTTTTACAGGAACTATGTTTTGAATCTTACCAACTAGATTGACAAGCTCTATTCGTGTGATGACGACTTTCATGATATACTTCTCCTTAACTTAAGATATCAGCATAATCAAAAAGGGAAAATCAGTCTATGCGATTGCGCATTGCTTGTTGAATTGTTTTTGTATGTTCTTTTTCTTTTAGCGCTTGTCTCTTGTCATAATTCTTTTTACCTTTTGCACAGGCAACTTTAACTTTTATAAATCCATTTTTTAGATACATGGAAAGAGGAATTAGGGTAAATCCTTTTTCTTGAGAGAGGTTTTTTAATCTTATGATTTCTCTTTTGTGTAAAAGCAAAAATCGATCTCTTTTATCTTCATGGTTAAAGATATTTCCAAAGCGATAGGGAGCAATGGAAGCATTTTTTAAAAGAACTTTTCCTTGTTGAGATATTAAGATATACGCATCGCTTAAACTGCCTCCATGATTGCGCAAAGATTTTACTTCTGTGCCGGATAAAATAATACCAGCTTCAAATGTTTCTATGATTTCATAGTCATAAAAAGCGCGTCTATTAGAAACAAGTTCTGATTCTTTATGTTTTGACATATCTTTTATCCAAGAAAATCTTTTCCATATTCTGTTACGCGAAAACAACGATGATTTTGATAACTACCTAATTCTACAATTCCTAATTCAGATAACCATTCTAAAATAATTGCTTCAATCAAAATAAGCTCTCTAGAGTTGTAAAAAGGAAGCGTATATTTCCAGTTTTTGCCTTGTTTTTTTAAGATAACACTAGATTCTTCGCTTAAAGCAGTAGTCATACCTTTAAGAAAATCTTCAAATAAAACCCATTCGGAACAAGCTACTCTTAAAACACTTTTTTCGATATCTCTTAAGGCGCGCTCGTTAAATGAGCCGATCACTTCTGGCGCATAAGAATGGCGATACAACAATAAGGATTTTTGGGGATTAGTTAAGCCAAACCATTCATTTGCTTTGTCTAACAAAGAAAGGCTTTTATTCTTAACAGAAGCTAAGTTCAATAACTCTATTTTTTTTAGTAAACGTTCAAAATAGTTTATATGTCTTTTATTTGTTGGGTTTAGGTGCAAACAATTAGCCAGCTCAATTGTATCTCTATAGAAAAAGGGTTGTTTTTTTGCTAAAGATAAAAGAAAAGTGATATCTTCAAGAAAACAGAAAGCTCTTGTGCTTTCTCTTTTAACAGAGTTTGCACAAAGCGTAGTAGGTTGTGTTTTACGTAAAAAGAGTAAATAATCTTTCCATTCTTGAAAAAACGTAATTACTTCCACCCATTTAGAATCCATCTTTTTATAGGTTAAACAACATACGAAGTGAAACTCTAGCAATAGTGCAATTGTTTGAAATTGTTCCAGAGAAAAAGAGTATTTAACCATCAAATCACTTACATACAGCAAGTATTCAGGAGCATCTAGAAGATCTTTTAGTATGTCTTCCATAATAGGATCAGGAAACTGTAGAGCTGATAAATGGCGTTGAAATGTCTGGGGTGTTAATAAATATTTTTCCACAATAGAGTCAAAAATACGATCAGAGGTTCGAGAGATGTTATACCAAACAGGAAGAGTGTGAATAGGAACTTTTTTCAATAACCCTTTTAAGAATTCCATACCAGGTTTAAAGTCAGGATCAAATGCTGTTATTCTAGCTGCAAAATACTTACGCTTTTCTTTATCAACGGTAATTGCAGAGCCATTTAACGAAAGCAGTCCACTTTTAATAAACTTTTTTACGCTGGGAATTAATTCTTTTTCCTCATAGTTCAAAGCTTTGCTTAGATCTTGAAAAGCGATTTTTAAAGGGCTGTATAAAATTTCTTGTAAAAGTTCTAGATCAAGTGCAGATAGTTGAGAGATCAACAATCTGTTTTCAATATCTTGCTTGTAGTTGTAATCCTCCAAGCAAATTTTATTTTTTTTTATCAAACTAATTTCTAGCATGCTTCTTAGAACCTATTATATAAGTCTTGGAAAGACAACAAAGATAGTACTAGATTGTTTGATTTGTAGCAAGGAAGGATATTAATATTTAATAAACTTAAAATAAACAACTTATGTATAAAAGCCCAAAGACTAGACAAAAGATAAGGGTTCGCGTTAAGCTTGTGTGTTAAATTATTTGGGCAGGACTATGACAAAGAAGAACTATGACCATCAAGCAATTGAAGCAAAATGGCAAAAAATTTGGGAAGAAAAACAGCTATTTCAGGTCGAAATAGATACGAGCAAGCTTAAATATTATATCTTAGATATGTTTCCCTATCCTTCTGGTTCAGGACTACACGTAGGTCATGTAACAGGATATACAGCAACAGATACAATTGCGCGCTATAAAAGACAAAAAGGGTTTAATGTACTGCATCCTATGGGATGGGATAGCTTTGGTTTGCCCGCAGAGCAATATGCCATTCGCACAGGAACCCATCCAGCAAGCACTACGCAAAATAATATCAATACCTACAGACGGCAGCTTAAAAAACTGGGATTTAGTTACGATTGGAATAGAGAAATTACAACAAGTGACCCTAAGTATTATAAATGGACACAATGGCTTTTTACTAAGCTATACAATAAAGGGCTTGCTTATGAAGCAGAAGTTTTAGTTAATTTCTGTCCGGCCTTAGGAACTGTTTTAGCTAATGAAGAAGTCGAAAATGGTAAGGCTAAAGAAGGAGGATATCCGATTGAGAGACGTCCTTTGCGCCAATGGATGCTTAAAATTACCTCTTATGCAGATCGTTTGCTTAAAGATCTAGAATTAGTAGATTGGCCAGATCACTTAAAAAAGTTACAAATAAATTGGATTGGCCGTATTGAAGGCGCTAAAATCCACTTTGAAGAAACACAAACAAAACAAACAATCACCGTATTTACTACTCGTCCTGATACGTTATTTGGTGTGACTTATTTGGTACTATCTCCAGAGCATCCGCTTGTTTCATCAATTACAACAGCGCCTTATCGCAAACAAGTTCAAAGATATTGCAAAGAGATTTCCGGGAAAAGCGATTTGGAAAGGACAGAGCTTAACAAAGAGAAAACAGGTGTATGGACAGGTGCACATGCTAAACATCCCATTACAGATCAAGATATTCCTATTTGGATTTCAGATTATGTGTTGATGGGATATGGAACAGGGGCTGTCATGGCGGTTCCTGCCCATGATGAAAGAGATTTTGCTTTTGCTAAAATCTTTCATCTACCCATTATTGCTGTTATCATTCCTAATGAAACCGATCTAGATATACAATCTGGCAAACTTTGTTGGACAGAAGAGGGAACATATATTAATAGTTCTTTAGGTTCTTTAAATTTAAATGGTTTAGATTTGAAGCAAGCAAAGCAAGCAGTAATTCATTGGTTAGAAAGCCAAGGAAAAGGAGAGAAAACCGTTAATTATAAATTGCGCGATTGGTTATTTTCCCGCCAACGTTATTGGGGGGAGCCTTTTCCCATTCTTCACTTCTCCGATGGTACTAGGCGAGTTCTAGATTTAGATGAACTGCCTTTATGCCCTCCTGAATTAAAAGATTTTAAGCCAGCTCCTACTGGAGAGAGCCCTCTTTCTAAAGTTAAAAAATGGGTGCACATTACAGACTCTAAAACACATCAAATAGCTCAAAGAGAAACCAATACCATGCCACAGTGGGCGGGGTCTTGTTGGTATTATTTACGTTTTTGCGATCCTCATAATCCAGATAAACCGTGGAGTGAGGAAGCAGAAAAATACTGGATGCCGGTGGATTTGTATGTAGGAGGAATAGAGCACGCAGTGCTTCATCTTTTGTATGCACGTTTTTGGCATAAGGTATTTTATGACTGTGGCCTTGCCAGCACTCTTGAGCCTTTTCAAACCCTGCGCAATCAAGGTCTTGTTTCAGCTAGATCTTACCAGATAAATCAAGGTGTCTATGTAGCACCAGAGGGGGTCTGCGAAGAAAATGGCATCTTTTTCAAACTAGGTACTAAAGAACCGCTACACACTCAAATAGAAAAGATGTCCAAATCAAAACTCAATGGGGTAACACCGGATCACATTATTTGTGAATATGGAGCTGATTCCCTTCGTCTTTATGAGATGTTTATGGGCCCATTTGATAAAGAAAAACTCTGGAACAGCGATGCTGTAAATGGATGTTATCGCTTTTTAAATCGCTTTTATGACTTGGTTACTTCAGACAAAATTTGCGATGAAGATACAGCTGAAGGATTGAAGTTATCCCACCGTTTGGTCTATCAGGTTGAAAAAGAGATAGAAGCTATGCAGTTCAATACAGCTATTGCTAAAATGATGGAATTTATCAATGCTTTTTCACCCCTTGCTTCTTATCCTAAGCAAGCGCTAAAAATGGCTATTCAAGTATTGTATCCTTTTGCTCCTCATATCGCAGAAGAGCTGTGGGAGTATTTAGGTGAAACAAAAAGCTTAACCTATCAGCCATTTCCTATTTTCGATCCAAACTATTTAATAGATGAAACAGTCTTATATGTAGTGCAAATAAACGGTAAGGTAAGAGGAAAATGGTCTTTGCCTAAAGAACAAACCAAAGAAGAACTGCTATCTTTTTTACAAAAACAACCGCAGATCATAAAATATTTACTTAAACCGATTACTAAAGTAATTTTTGTTCCTAATAAACTGATTAACCTTGTGTGCGATGTTTAGTTTTTTTTATAATACCTGTCTTATGTTACTAGGACTATTTGCCCTACCTAAGTTCCTTCTCTCTTGGAGTAAATACAAGGGAACTATTTTATATAGATTGGGATTAAAATTTCCTAATTTACAACTCTCTTCTGCACCTGTAATTTGGATTCACGCTGTATCAGCAGGTGAGACAAAAGCTGCTATTCCTCTAGTAGCTCAACTGCAACAAACTTTTCCCTCTGCACAAATTGTGATTTCTAATACCACTCGTACAGGGCACATGGAAGCTAAAAAAAGCTTACCTCAAGCAAAAGCTCACTTTTTTCTTCCCTTGGATTTTTCATTGATTATGTGCCGCTTAGTAAAACAAATATCACCCAGCGCTCTCTTCTTAGTAGAAAGTGATTTTTGGTTTCATCTGGTTTACTATGTAAAAAAAATAGGAGGAAAAGTTGTATTGGTGAATGGAAAAATATCAGAGCGCTCTTATAAAAGGTTTCAGTTTTCTCCTTATTTTACACAGAAGCTATTTTCTTTATTTGATCTTTTTCTGGTACAAAACAACACGTATTTTGAGAGGTTTTCTCATCTTATTAGCTCTCATAAAATCCACATAACAGGTAATCTCAAGTGGGATGTTAAGCCAGATCTTTTATCTTCTTCTCAAAAACAAAACTTAAAAGAACGGTTTAAATTAGCTAACAACACAATCATGATAGCTTCAACACATGATCCAGAAGAGAAGTGGTTGCTTGAAAAACTAGACCTACTTTGGCAGTTATTTCCCAATTTAAAAGTGCTTATAGCCCCTCGTCACCCTGAGCGTTTTCAAAACGTAAGTTCTCTACTACAAAAAAAGAACTACTCTTACGCTCTTTCATCCAATTCTTCCCAAATCACTGGAGAAGAACAGGTAATTTTAATTGATCAAATGGGACAGCTTACCAAGTTATATCAAATAGTCGATCTTGCTATTGTAGGGGGAAGCTTTGTTTCCCATGTTGGAGGGCATAATATTTTTGAGCCCGTATCGGTTGGAACGCCTGTGCTTTTTGGACCACACATGCATACACAAAAAGATTTACAGCAACAAATCTTAGCCGCTCATATTGGACTGGAGATCACCTTAGATAGTCTAGT
This is a stretch of genomic DNA from Candidatus Rhabdochlamydia oedothoracis. It encodes these proteins:
- the dnaN gene encoding DNA polymerase III subunit beta → MKVVITRIELVNLVGKIQNIVPVKPTIPILSNILIEAIDDQLILSVTDLTVSVRIYVEAKVLEEGAITLPAKRFFQLIRELTAIQVEIHAPSSEIALVNAGTSRFKIQGMHKDEFPKFPNLSEGIQLNLSSSQLSYLLSRTSFAAARDDSKHALNGILLQSLENTIVFIGTDGKRLAKNNIEIDNIPTDSSSYIIPLKAVEEMIRLLDSKEDDPVTLTLMPDKIAVEFKSVTLITKLLSGQYPDVSRVIPEQIANPIALNRDELMSLLRQVSLFTSENSNSVRFTFTTGELHLSAMSGSIGEGKVHMPVNYGGEKLEVAFNPNYFLDMLRHSKDESVHFSISDPYNPGLITDSTSAQFVIMPMRLEVNVS
- a CDS encoding glucose-6-phosphate isomerase — encoded protein: MTFFHHLPSVAQLHDLAKDSIDLTKEGVLTAKRIDNMMLEALGLKLFYATEKVSEKNISVLCQLAEETQAVKKMTDMQNGQIVNFIEGFSIENRPAMHTAVRDFFEQCNTSLEAKQATGLGYKELEKLRSFLDEMEKKSQITTVIQIGIGGSHLGPEAIYLALEAFHKLDRKVYFLSNIDPDEGARIFQQVDLEKTLVVVVSKSGTTLETMTNERFAREKFKQAGLTTKNHFIAVTGKGSPMDNKERYMDCFYIWNYIGGRYSVTSMVGAFILAFALGMDRFLDFLKGANAMDKIALRSDPYANLPLMSALLGIWNRNFLGFPTVAIVPYSQALSRFPAHLQQLDMESNGKSIDKAGHFVEYDTGPIIWGEPGTNSQHSFFQSVHQGTTVVPIEFIGFKESQYKEDVFYQQTTSQEKLLANLFAQSIALAVGQKSDNPNTFFPGNRPNRILLADKLDPFTIGAILAFYEHKVVFQGFIWNINSFDQEGVQLGKNLASKILEQFSLQRQGRSMDTKGFPLGVAYLEHLSFGS
- a CDS encoding 3-deoxy-D-manno-octulosonic acid transferase; this encodes MGLKFPNLQLSSAPVIWIHAVSAGETKAAIPLVAQLQQTFPSAQIVISNTTRTGHMEAKKSLPQAKAHFFLPLDFSLIMCRLVKQISPSALFLVESDFWFHLVYYVKKIGGKVVLVNGKISERSYKRFQFSPYFTQKLFSLFDLFLVQNNTYFERFSHLISSHKIHITGNLKWDVKPDLLSSSQKQNLKERFKLANNTIMIASTHDPEEKWLLEKLDLLWQLFPNLKVLIAPRHPERFQNVSSLLQKKNYSYALSSNSSQITGEEQVILIDQMGQLTKLYQIVDLAIVGGSFVSHVGGHNIFEPVSVGTPVLFGPHMHTQKDLQQQILAAHIGLEITLDSLVETISKLLSFPLSISQSSPSMQGATKKTIDLLQNVIELKAQAR
- the leuS gene encoding leucine--tRNA ligase, with product MTKKNYDHQAIEAKWQKIWEEKQLFQVEIDTSKLKYYILDMFPYPSGSGLHVGHVTGYTATDTIARYKRQKGFNVLHPMGWDSFGLPAEQYAIRTGTHPASTTQNNINTYRRQLKKLGFSYDWNREITTSDPKYYKWTQWLFTKLYNKGLAYEAEVLVNFCPALGTVLANEEVENGKAKEGGYPIERRPLRQWMLKITSYADRLLKDLELVDWPDHLKKLQINWIGRIEGAKIHFEETQTKQTITVFTTRPDTLFGVTYLVLSPEHPLVSSITTAPYRKQVQRYCKEISGKSDLERTELNKEKTGVWTGAHAKHPITDQDIPIWISDYVLMGYGTGAVMAVPAHDERDFAFAKIFHLPIIAVIIPNETDLDIQSGKLCWTEEGTYINSSLGSLNLNGLDLKQAKQAVIHWLESQGKGEKTVNYKLRDWLFSRQRYWGEPFPILHFSDGTRRVLDLDELPLCPPELKDFKPAPTGESPLSKVKKWVHITDSKTHQIAQRETNTMPQWAGSCWYYLRFCDPHNPDKPWSEEAEKYWMPVDLYVGGIEHAVLHLLYARFWHKVFYDCGLASTLEPFQTLRNQGLVSARSYQINQGVYVAPEGVCEENGIFFKLGTKEPLHTQIEKMSKSKLNGVTPDHIICEYGADSLRLYEMFMGPFDKEKLWNSDAVNGCYRFLNRFYDLVTSDKICDEDTAEGLKLSHRLVYQVEKEIEAMQFNTAIAKMMEFINAFSPLASYPKQALKMAIQVLYPFAPHIAEELWEYLGETKSLTYQPFPIFDPNYLIDETVLYVVQINGKVRGKWSLPKEQTKEELLSFLQKQPQIIKYLLKPITKVIFVPNKLINLVCDV
- a CDS encoding helix-turn-helix domain-containing protein; the encoded protein is MQPEANFLTRNQKDILKARHRHERNKRLCDRIKTILLLDKGWTYEAIADALILDEDTIRRYYKTYLEGGKEALLNLNYTGKACWLNQGQLEQLKIYVKEEVPSSAKQVVNIMKNS
- a CDS encoding winged helix-turn-helix domain-containing protein — encoded protein: MKYTESDMTDWLKRKGFVYKNPIKVPGKLELIMR
- the smpB gene encoding SsrA-binding protein SmpB translates to MSKHKESELVSNRRAFYDYEIIETFEAGIILSGTEVKSLRNHGGSLSDAYILISQQGKVLLKNASIAPYRFGNIFNHEDKRDRFLLLHKREIIRLKNLSQEKGFTLIPLSMYLKNGFIKVKVACAKGKKNYDKRQALKEKEHTKTIQQAMRNRID
- the recF gene encoding DNA replication/repair protein RecF (All proteins in this family for which functions are known are DNA-binding proteins that assist the filamentation of RecA onto DNA for the initiation of recombination or recombinational repair.), whose protein sequence is MYLKHLILRNFRNHKETDFHFSALVNLIYGNNGQGKTSVLEAIYFLSTGRSFRTHNLSDLIREGQQYFYLEAHFIKDELPQKLQIYYDETTKRIQYNHTNYPKLANIIGILPSILSHPNDLALIIGMPNERRRFLDIYLSQADPLYLHHLSRYYKAMKQRNYALRSQEIQTLSAWEHIMLPSALYLIDKRAELSSYLLDPAAEWLSLLSNKKDLLDIHYQSSLTKKDSSLLLKWEKNRHKDMLLKATTLGPHRDDLLFLLSGKQAKNFSSEGQKRSLIYALKLAQWNWMQKKIGYSPLLCIDDFGMQLDPKRQENLIFCFTRFKQVFICSANVLKSKLPDTTRSFWMERGAIL